In Candidatus Poribacteria bacterium, the sequence CGGGCGGAACCTGGCGTGCGTCGACGTGCTGGGGGACTTCCGCGAGAACATCGTCACGGTCGATGTCGAGGGGAACCGGCTGATCGTCCTGGCGAACCCGACGCCGGCGGCGCGGCGCGCTGGGTCGCCCTGGGAGGACTTCGCCTATCGGCACGACCGGAGCCAGTTTGGATCGGGGTACTACATCTACCTCTCCCCGCCGGAGTGACGGGGCCCTTCCGAGCGCCGGGCGCTACGTCGTCACGTCGCCGGCCCGTCCGACCACGGCGAACAGTGGTACCTTCTCCTGCTTGCCGCGTATCTCGACGGGCTGGAGTGGATCGAGGCGGAACCGCTTGTCGAGTGCCTGCGCGACGGCGTCGGAGATGATGATGTCCACGCCGAAGTCGCGTGTGAAGTGCTCGATCCGCGACGCGGCGTTGACGACATCGCCGATGACCGTGTACTCCATGAGCTCCTGGCTTCCGAGGACGCCCGCGACGACGGTTCCGCGGTGGATGCCGACGCCGATGGTGATCGGCGCGAGCCCGTCGGCTTCGAGCTCCCGGTTGTAGACGGGCAACGCCTCGCGCATGGCGAGCGCTGCCTGGACGGCGTCCATCGCCTGCCAGGGGTTGGGGTCAGGCACTCCAAACATCGCCATGATGCCATCGCCGATGAACTTCCCAACGCGTCCGTTGTGGTCGGAGATAGCGCGCGTCATCGCGCGGAAGTAGCCGTTGAGCATGCGCACGATGGCGTCGGGTTCGATCCGTTCGCTGATCGTCGTGAAGCCGACGATGTCGGCGAAGAGGACGGTGACCTCGCGGCGTTCGCCGTGGATAGAGACGCCGCGCTGGATGATCTCTTCGACGACCGCCTGTGGCGCGAACTGATGGAA encodes:
- a CDS encoding adenylate/guanylate cyclase domain-containing protein, whose protein sequence is MRLALPVALAMVTLSLAGVAVLLRNTSARERRLQSAFDHTLLELEGLQQAFHQFAPQAVVEEIIQRGVSIHGERREVTVLFADIVGFTTISERIEPDAIVRMLNGYFRAMTRAISDHNGRVGKFIGDGIMAMFGVPDPNPWQAMDAVQAALAMREALPVYNRELEADGLAPITIGVGIHRGTVVAGVLGSQELMEYTVIGDVVNAASRIEHFTRDFGVDIIISDAVAQALDKRFRLDPLQPVEIRGKQEKVPLFAVVGRAGDVTT